From the uncultured Desulfovibrio sp. genome, one window contains:
- a CDS encoding FAD-binding oxidoreductase yields MLTKEDIRTHIASFIGEKNMLTKQEDLVCYTYNAGGAAPSAFLPILVALPVTAEEVSKIVGFCNEHKISVVTRSQGSGLSVNAITESDYSIIISLQRMNSIIVEPEILMAVVGPGAITADIKKAAAAHSLMYPPDPASFTFSSIGGNVATDAGGLQCVKYGTTKSYVTGMQVVLASGEIIRAGGKCIKDVTGYNLTQLFTGSEGTLGVITEITLKLIPLPQAKRAMRVAFNNIENAAKAVSAIMTSGVVPSIMEFQEQTLIRAVEDYTHAGLPVDAGAMLLIEVDGDVSTLKPQVEVIRRVCEQLGMVDFHVAETAEEAEQLWVARRSGLPALARVAKGRLGGDPAVPINKLAQAVHMLFEVGKKHGIKVSCQGHAGDGNIHPHFFFNSDEEKKTAAKARSEFHYEIIKMGGTVSAEHGVGREKAPYITKQLGEAQVGAMRAIKKALDPNNILNPGCIFGGQA; encoded by the coding sequence TGAAAAAAACATGCTCACCAAGCAGGAAGACCTCGTTTGTTACACCTACAATGCTGGCGGGGCGGCCCCATCAGCCTTTCTGCCCATTCTGGTAGCACTGCCCGTCACCGCCGAAGAAGTTTCCAAAATCGTCGGCTTCTGCAATGAGCACAAAATCAGCGTGGTCACCCGCTCACAGGGAAGCGGCCTCAGCGTCAACGCCATTACTGAAAGCGACTATTCCATCATCATTTCGCTGCAACGCATGAACTCCATCATTGTGGAGCCGGAAATCCTGATGGCTGTCGTTGGCCCCGGCGCCATCACTGCCGACATCAAAAAAGCTGCTGCCGCGCACAGCCTCATGTACCCGCCGGACCCTGCCAGCTTCACGTTTTCTTCCATCGGCGGCAACGTGGCGACCGATGCAGGCGGCTTGCAGTGCGTCAAGTACGGCACCACCAAAAGCTACGTCACGGGCATGCAGGTCGTGCTGGCTTCGGGCGAGATCATCCGTGCGGGCGGCAAGTGCATCAAGGACGTGACTGGCTACAACCTGACCCAATTGTTCACTGGCTCTGAGGGTACGCTTGGCGTCATAACAGAAATCACCCTCAAGCTCATTCCCCTGCCGCAGGCAAAGCGCGCCATGCGCGTTGCCTTCAACAACATTGAAAACGCCGCCAAGGCTGTTTCTGCAATCATGACGAGCGGCGTTGTGCCCTCCATCATGGAATTTCAGGAACAGACTTTGATCCGCGCTGTTGAAGACTACACCCATGCCGGTCTGCCCGTGGATGCGGGCGCAATGCTGCTGATCGAAGTGGACGGCGACGTTTCCACCCTCAAGCCGCAGGTGGAAGTGATCCGCCGGGTGTGCGAGCAGCTGGGCATGGTCGATTTTCACGTGGCAGAAACCGCAGAAGAAGCCGAGCAGCTCTGGGTTGCGCGGCGTTCCGGCCTGCCCGCCCTTGCACGCGTGGCAAAGGGACGTTTGGGCGGCGACCCGGCTGTGCCCATCAACAAGCTTGCCCAGGCCGTGCACATGCTCTTTGAAGTGGGCAAGAAGCACGGCATCAAGGTGAGCTGTCAGGGCCATGCGGGCGACGGCAACATTCATCCGCACTTCTTCTTCAACTCAGATGAAGAAAAGAAAACAGCCGCCAAGGCCCGTTCCGAGTTCCATTACGAAATCATCAAGATGGGCGGGACAGTTTCTGCGGAGCACGGCGTGGGCCGCGAAAAAGCGCCCTACATCACCAAGCAGCTGGGCGAAGCTCAGGTCGGGGCCATGCGGGCCATCAAAAAGGCTCTTGATCCCAACAATATCCTGAATCCTGGCTGCATCTTCGGAGGCCAGGCATGA
- a CDS encoding 2-oxoacid:acceptor oxidoreductase subunit alpha, with protein MKKQSKLIQGNAAIAQGAFYAGARFYAGYPITPSSEIAEIASRELPKLGGIFMQMEDELASMGAIVGASLAGVKSFTATSGPGFSLMQENLGMATMGEVPVVVVNVQRSGPSTGLATKPAQSDIMQLRWGRHGDQEIIALTPASVQECFDLTVKAFNLSEKYRVPVIMAPEEVCGHMRENVVIPDQGEVEVVDRSQPTCAPADYKPFCFDEGAVAPLARYGSDYVFHVTSSMHGENGFSCNTPENAGRRVAQLHTKIAKGRDEIVMTRYFGKEDCDTLIITSGVVTRAARSAAQEANASGGKVGVLQLQTLWPFADVEVREAARKAKRIVVAEMNYSGQLAGEVKKYVPDPSLVVGVNSYNGSIMTPAQIAAALK; from the coding sequence ATGAAAAAACAAAGCAAGCTCATCCAGGGTAACGCCGCCATAGCCCAAGGCGCGTTCTACGCAGGAGCGCGGTTTTACGCCGGGTATCCCATCACCCCTTCGTCCGAAATTGCTGAAATCGCCTCGCGCGAGCTCCCCAAGCTTGGGGGGATTTTCATGCAGATGGAAGACGAACTGGCGAGCATGGGCGCCATTGTGGGTGCATCGCTGGCAGGCGTGAAGTCGTTCACCGCCACCAGCGGCCCCGGTTTTTCGCTTATGCAGGAAAACCTCGGCATGGCGACCATGGGCGAAGTACCTGTGGTGGTAGTGAACGTGCAACGTTCCGGCCCATCCACAGGCCTTGCCACCAAACCGGCCCAGTCCGACATCATGCAGCTGCGCTGGGGACGGCATGGCGACCAGGAAATTATCGCGCTGACCCCGGCCTCGGTACAGGAATGCTTTGACCTGACGGTCAAGGCCTTCAACCTGTCCGAAAAATACCGCGTGCCGGTCATCATGGCCCCTGAAGAAGTCTGCGGCCATATGCGTGAAAACGTCGTCATTCCTGACCAGGGTGAAGTGGAGGTGGTTGACCGTAGCCAGCCCACCTGCGCACCCGCCGACTACAAGCCCTTCTGCTTTGATGAAGGCGCGGTTGCTCCTCTGGCACGCTATGGCAGCGACTATGTTTTCCATGTCACCAGCTCCATGCATGGCGAAAACGGCTTTAGCTGCAATACGCCCGAAAATGCCGGACGCAGGGTCGCCCAGCTGCACACCAAGATTGCCAAGGGCCGTGATGAGATCGTCATGACGCGCTACTTCGGTAAAGAAGACTGCGACACCCTGATCATTACTTCCGGCGTAGTCACCCGTGCGGCCCGCAGTGCCGCGCAAGAGGCAAATGCCAGCGGCGGCAAGGTTGGCGTTCTCCAGCTGCAAACCCTGTGGCCCTTTGCCGATGTGGAAGTGCGGGAAGCCGCACGCAAGGCCAAGCGCATTGTTGTTGCTGAAATGAACTATTCCGGCCAGCTGGCTGGAGAAGTGAAAAAGTATGTGCCGGATCCATCGCTGGTTGTTGGGGTTAACAGCTACAACGGCAGCATCATGACCCCGGCCCAGATCGCAGCCGCCTTGAAGTAA
- a CDS encoding 2-oxoacid:acceptor oxidoreductase family protein, with protein MAQYEFIMAGTGGQGLVFCASFLAEAAILGGRNVVQSQSYGISQRGGFISAEVLMDDAEILFQQVVKPNLIIALNEVVGTRYDNAVAPVVYDTSLMKPRQLSNWIGIPMTEIAHELGAPKSANLAGLGAAMALTGALPLDTLLSIAERKGKPEVAKINMEVIRRGAAAAQAARGGN; from the coding sequence ATGGCCCAGTATGAATTTATCATGGCTGGCACCGGCGGGCAGGGCCTTGTGTTTTGCGCGTCCTTCCTTGCTGAAGCCGCTATTCTGGGTGGCCGCAACGTGGTGCAGTCCCAGTCGTACGGCATCTCGCAGCGCGGCGGCTTTATCAGCGCCGAAGTGCTGATGGATGATGCGGAAATCCTTTTCCAGCAGGTCGTCAAACCCAATCTGATCATTGCGCTGAACGAGGTTGTGGGCACCCGTTACGACAATGCCGTAGCCCCTGTTGTGTACGACACCTCGCTCATGAAACCCCGCCAGCTGAGCAACTGGATCGGCATCCCCATGACCGAGATCGCCCACGAGCTGGGCGCACCCAAATCGGCCAACCTTGCCGGTCTTGGAGCGGCCATGGCGCTTACCGGTGCACTGCCTCTGGACACGCTGCTGAGCATCGCCGAGCGCAAGGGCAAACCCGAAGTGGCCAAGATTAACATGGAAGTGATCAGGCGGGGCGCTGCTGCTGCCCAAGCCGCCCGGGGGGGAAACTGA
- a CDS encoding 4Fe-4S dicluster domain-containing protein encodes MSEEKKTFEVCVDAVLCKGCGYCKELCPKSVYDFGTEYNAAGYLFMTPVNAQACIGCRTCMMVCPDFAIEVLEK; translated from the coding sequence ATGAGCGAGGAAAAGAAAACTTTTGAAGTTTGCGTGGACGCCGTGCTCTGCAAAGGTTGCGGCTACTGCAAGGAACTCTGCCCCAAGTCTGTTTACGACTTCGGCACGGAATACAATGCGGCTGGCTATCTCTTTATGACTCCGGTCAATGCGCAGGCCTGCATAGGCTGCCGCACATGCATGATGGTCTGCCCCGACTTTGCCATTGAAGTTTTGGAAAAATAA
- a CDS encoding (Fe-S)-binding protein produces the protein MSKSLDELKAAALKCTRCGQCLTICPVYGKTYEESNSSRGKLFLLRSLADGTVKPTKELMELAARCTLCMRCKAICPSGVNTTDLIMALRRKMAEEGQLPAAKSIAFKAVTKGRLFDMALSHAKPFQSILFKNTENGAGKVSRIPIPAAGLNLRRVVPALADKPLRKIMPAVSSPKGSARARVAFFPGCMLNYVYVNAGKALIDVLVANGVEVHLLDNLQCCGTPLFSSGDFDGAALLAENNARILSRGSFDAVITGCATCGSALSKEYGEVLQNSDALSAWEGFKDKVFDFSDFLIKLGPAPYVQNVPLKATYHDACHLVRGMGVSKQPRSLIRAIPGLRFVEMSRPDVCCGCAGTFSATHYELSQQILADKTSDILSTGADVVATGCSACKMQLIDGLSHRGANIRVLHTAELLAKAYGL, from the coding sequence ATGAGCAAGTCCCTGGACGAATTGAAAGCAGCCGCCCTCAAATGCACCCGTTGCGGGCAGTGCCTCACCATCTGCCCGGTTTACGGCAAGACATACGAAGAATCCAATTCTTCACGCGGCAAGCTTTTTCTGCTGCGTTCTCTGGCGGACGGCACGGTAAAGCCCACCAAGGAACTGATGGAACTGGCCGCCCGTTGCACCCTGTGCATGCGCTGCAAGGCCATCTGCCCTTCCGGCGTCAACACCACCGACCTGATCATGGCCTTACGCCGCAAGATGGCGGAAGAAGGCCAGCTGCCAGCCGCAAAGAGCATCGCCTTCAAAGCTGTCACCAAGGGTCGGCTGTTTGATATGGCCCTGAGCCACGCCAAACCTTTTCAGTCCATACTCTTCAAAAATACGGAAAACGGCGCGGGCAAGGTTTCACGCATTCCCATCCCCGCCGCAGGGCTGAACCTACGCCGCGTTGTCCCGGCCCTGGCCGACAAGCCGCTGCGCAAGATCATGCCTGCCGTCAGCAGCCCCAAGGGATCCGCCCGTGCTCGGGTGGCCTTTTTCCCCGGCTGCATGCTCAACTATGTCTATGTCAATGCAGGCAAGGCCCTCATAGACGTGCTGGTTGCCAACGGCGTGGAAGTGCATTTGCTGGACAACCTTCAGTGTTGCGGCACACCACTGTTTTCATCCGGCGATTTTGACGGCGCGGCCCTGCTGGCTGAAAACAACGCGCGCATCCTTTCGCGCGGCAGCTTTGACGCCGTCATCACCGGCTGCGCCACCTGCGGCTCGGCCCTCAGCAAGGAATACGGCGAGGTGCTGCAAAACAGCGACGCGCTTTCTGCGTGGGAAGGATTCAAGGACAAGGTCTTCGACTTTTCCGACTTCCTCATCAAGCTTGGCCCTGCGCCCTATGTGCAGAACGTCCCCCTCAAGGCGACCTATCACGATGCCTGCCACCTTGTGCGCGGCATGGGCGTTTCCAAGCAGCCCCGCAGCCTCATCCGCGCCATACCCGGCCTGCGCTTTGTGGAAATGAGCCGCCCCGATGTCTGCTGCGGTTGCGCGGGCACGTTCAGCGCCACCCACTACGAGCTGTCCCAGCAGATTCTGGCGGATAAAACCAGCGACATTCTGTCCACTGGGGCGGATGTTGTCGCCACGGGCTGTTCTGCCTGCAAGATGCAGCTTATCGACGGTTTGAGCCACCGCGGCGCAAACATTCGCGTGCTGCACACTGCCGAACTGCTTGCCAAGGCATATGGCCTGTAA
- a CDS encoding thiamine pyrophosphate-dependent enzyme gives MAQAISRSLLNKEALPLMWCAGCGNGIVLNALLCAMDELNLKKEDVLVVTGIGCWGKADDYISANALHTTHGRALTFATGAKAANPNLHVIVLMGDGDGTTIGGNHLIHTARRNMDLTAIIVNNLNYGMTGGQYSATTPNGAITSTSVGGNPERGFDVCDLVRAAGANFVARESVTSGMRLKNRIVAGIQKKGFSLIEAMSPCSTLFGPRNKMKQPVDMLRNLKEKAVSQAKFDSIENAADLGYFVTGVIADKDVHDFNTRYEAERAVITAAKGGK, from the coding sequence ATGGCACAGGCTATTTCACGCTCGCTTCTTAACAAAGAAGCACTGCCGCTCATGTGGTGTGCGGGCTGCGGCAACGGCATTGTCCTGAACGCGCTTTTGTGCGCCATGGACGAGCTGAATCTCAAAAAGGAAGACGTTCTTGTCGTCACCGGCATTGGCTGCTGGGGCAAGGCCGATGATTATATTTCCGCCAATGCCCTGCATACCACGCACGGGCGCGCCCTCACCTTCGCCACCGGCGCCAAGGCGGCCAACCCCAATCTCCACGTCATCGTTCTTATGGGCGATGGCGACGGCACCACCATTGGCGGCAACCATCTTATCCATACGGCCCGCCGCAATATGGACCTTACGGCCATCATTGTGAACAACCTGAACTACGGCATGACCGGCGGCCAGTATTCGGCAACCACGCCCAACGGAGCCATCACCAGCACCTCTGTTGGCGGCAACCCCGAGCGCGGCTTTGACGTGTGCGATCTGGTGCGCGCCGCAGGGGCCAACTTTGTGGCCCGCGAATCCGTCACCAGCGGCATGCGCCTCAAAAACCGCATTGTTGCCGGTATCCAGAAAAAAGGCTTTTCGCTTATCGAAGCCATGAGCCCCTGCTCCACCCTGTTCGGCCCCCGCAACAAGATGAAGCAGCCTGTGGATATGCTGCGCAATCTCAAGGAAAAGGCCGTTTCCCAGGCAAAGTTTGATTCCATCGAGAACGCAGCGGATCTTGGCTACTTTGTCACCGGCGTCATCGCCGACAAGGACGTTCACGATTTCAACACTCGCTACGAGGCCGAGCGCGCGGTGATCACGGCCGCCAAGGGAGGAAAGTAG